AGGTTTCCGTAGCCCGGGTACATGCGCTCGAGAATGTAGTCGCGGTCTTTCTCGGGGATGTCGTTGGGGTGGCGCTTGTCCTTCTGGTCTTTCGGGACCCAGACGCGTCCGCCCTCGCCGCGCGCGCTCTCGGAGATGAGCCTGAGCTTGTCGGCGCCCGGGATGGCCGTCGGATGCACCTGGATGAACTCGCCGTTGGCGTAGTACACGCCCTGCTGGTAGGCGGCGGCGGCCGCGCTGCCCGTGTTCACCACCGAGTTGGTGCTCTTGCCGAACACGATGCCGGGGCCGCCGGTCGCGAGCATCACGGCTCCGGCCGGGAACGCGCGCACCTCCATCCGCCGGAGGTCGAGCGCCGTGATCCCGCGGCAGCGCCCCGCCTCGTCGAGGATCGCCGAGCAGAACTCCCAGGTCTCGAACTTCTGTACCAGGCCGGCGGCCTCGTGGCGCCGCACCTGCTCGTCGAGGGCGTAGAGGAGCTGCTGGCCCGTGGTGGCGCCGGCGAAGGCGGTGCGGTGGTAGAGCGTTCCGCCGAACCGGCGGAAATCGAGGTTCCCTTCCGGCGTCCGGTTGAACTGCACGCCCATCCGATCCAGGAGGTAGATCAGATCCGGCGCGGCATAGCACATCGCCTTGCACAGCGGCTGATCGGCGAGGAAGTCGCCGCCTTTGACGGAGTCGATGAAGTGGATCTCCGGGGAGTCGTTCTCTCCCCGGATGTTGACGGCGCCGTTGATCCCCCCCTGGGCGCAGACGGAATGGGAGCGCCTCACCGGCACCACGGAGAAGAGATCGAGCGCGTGCCCCGCCTCGGCGATCTGGATCGCCGCCATCAGCCCGGCGAGTCCTCCTCCCACGACGATGAATCGCGGCTCCGGCATCGCTCCTGCCCTACCGGATTCCCTGGCCCATCAGATCGAGGAAGTGCGCGGAGCTGAGGATTCCACCCTGAAAATTCCCGAGGTCCAGCTTCTCGTTGGGAGCGTGAGCGTTCTCGTCGGGAACGCCGATTCCCATGAGGACCGACGGGATCTTCAGGACGTCGGCGAACGTGGCGACGACGGGGATGGAGCCTCCTTCCCGCGTGTAGACCGGGCGCTTCCCGAAACCCTTCTCGAAGGCCTTCGCCGCCGCCTGGATGGCGGGATGATCGATCGGCGCGACCCAGGGCTCCCCGCCGTGCATGCGCGTGACCGTCATCTCGACCGTCTTCGGGCAGATCTTCCGGAGGTGCTTCTCGAAGAGCTTGGCGACCTTGTCGGGATCCTGGTTCGGGACGAGGCGCATCGAGACTTTGGCCATCGCCACGGCCGGGATCACCGTCTTGGCGCCCTCGCCCGTGAAACCCGAGAGGATCCCGTTCACCTCGAAGGTGGGCCGGGCCCAGGTGCGCTCCAGCGTCGAGTAGCCTTTCTCGCCGCTCAGCGCCGGCGCCCCGAGCTCCTTGGCATATTGCCTGTCGGAGAAGGGCAGGCGCTTGAACTCCTTGCGCTCCCTCGCCGTCAGGGGCTTCACGTCCTTGTAGAAGCCGGGAATCGTGACCCGGCCGCGGACCTTCGTGGCGGATAGCATCTCGGCCAGGACGAAGGCTGGGTTGGCGACCGCGCCGCCGAAGGAGCCGGAATGGAGATCGCTGCTGCTGCCGCGGAGATCGATCTGGTAGTAGATCAGCCCGCGCAGGCCGTAGCAGATCGAGGGGAGGCCGCGCTGGAACATCGCCGTGTCGGAGATCAGGACGACGTCGGCCTTGAGGAGGTCCTTGTGGGAGGCCACGAACTTGTCGAGGTGCTCGCTGCCGACCTCCTCCTCCCCCTCGATCAGGAACTTCACGTTCACCGGGAGCGTTCCGTGCTGCTTCAGGTGCGCCTCGACCGCCGCGAAGTGGATGTAGATTTGCCCCTTATCGTCGGCCGACCCGCGGGCGTACAGCTGTCCGTCCCGGATCGTGGGATCGAACGGACCCGACTCCCACAGGTTCAGCGGATCGACCGGCTGGACGTCGTAATGGCCGTAAACCAGGATGGTCGGGCGTCCTGGCGCGCCGTCCCATTCCCCGAACACGATCGGATGTCCGGGCGTCTTGAAGATTTCGGCGCGCATCAGCCCTGACTTGCGCATCAGATCGGCGACGAAATGGGCGCAGCGCTCGGTGTCGGCGTTGTGCTGCGAGGAGCTGCTGATGGAGGGAATCTTCAGGAATTCTACGAGGTCGGCGACGTAGCGATCCTTGTTCTGGCGGATGAATGAGACCACTTTTTCCATGGTACGCTCCTGCGGAGAGGCGGCTGCTCCACGACGGGGGCCTCGGAGTCGCGCTTGACGGCGGCGGATCTTATCACCCGTCCGTCGTCGTATCAACGCGTCCGGGCGCGCCGGAACCGCGAATCGCGTTGAAAGGAACGACAGGCGCGTGCTACGATGCGCGCCGATTTCACGAAGGAGGGGCCGATGAACGAGAAGCGCCGATTCCTCCAGGGCCAGAGAATCTATCCGGAGCCGCTGAAAGCCGGCGCCCGGGTGGACGAGATGATCGATCAGGCCTTCCTGGCGTACAACGCGGGACGCCTGCAGAAGGCCTGCAGCCTGTTCACCGAGAAGATGCTCGAGCCCGACGTGATCGTGGGCATGTCGCTTTCCGGAGCGATGACCCCGGCCGGAATCGGACGATCGGCGATCGTCCCGTTGATGCAGAGCGGCTTCGTCGATTGGATCACCAGCACCGGCGCGAACCTCTACCACGACGCGCACGCCGGGCTCGGCCTGTACATGCACCGCGGGAGCCACGAGATCGACGACACCGTCCTGCGGCGCGAGGGGGTGGTGCGGATTTACGACATCCTGTTCGACTACGATGTGCTCCTCTCCACCGACGCCTTCCTGCGCCGCATCATGGAGGAGGCGCCGTTCCAGAAGGCGATGGGCACGGCGGAGCTCCACCACCTGCTGGGGAGATACCTCGCCGCCCGGGAGGATGAGCTCAAGATCAAGGACAGCTGCCTGCTGACCGTCGCCTACCGCGCCGGCGTGCCGCTCTACACCTCCTCCCCGGGCGACTCCTCCATCGGCATGAACGTGGCGGAGCTGGCCTTGCGGGAGCGGGGCCCGCGGATCGACGTGTCGCTCGACGTCAACGAGACCGCCGCCATCATCTTCGAGGCCAAAACGACGGGCGGGCGCAGCGGCGTGCTGATCGTCGGGGGCGGCTCTCCCAAAAACTTCGTCCTGCAGACCGAGCCGCAGATCCAGGAGGTCCTCGGCCTGACGGAGAAGGGGCACGACTATTTCATCCAGTTCACCGACGCGCGGGCCGACACGGGAGGCCTGTCGGGCGCCACTCCCGGAGAAGCGGTCTCGTGGGGCAAGATCGATCCCGACAAGCTGCCCGACTCCATCGTTGCCTATCTCGACTCCACCGTCGCCCTTCCCCTGCTGACCATTTACGCTCTCTCCAAGCACCCGGCCCGCCCCTTGCGGCGCCTCTATGACCGCCGCGACCAGATGCTTTCGCGGATGCGCGACGCTTTCCTCAAGAAAGAACGGAACTGACTGATAACAAGCGACATCCCCAGGCCTTGTTGTCGCGCGCCCGGCCTCCACAATATCTGGTATTTTTATTCTTGACAGCCCGGGCGCGATGGGGTTTACTGTGGGTCGTGCCGGATTTCTTAGCGGCCCGCGTCGCGCGAGGGAGTCGACCGGAAAGAGGCAGGACCAGGATCTTCAGCACGGACCTCTAACCCAGCTCAGCGAACCGCGTTCCAAAGGCGCTTGGGACTTCTTTTCTTTTTTTCAACCCGGAGGGTCAACCGTCATGGACCCGCGCACCCAGGAAACCAACGGAAACATCGAACCGACCTCCGCAACGTCCGAGACGACCCGGAAAGCCAGGACCGGAGAGAAGAAGGGCTTAGCCTTCCCCCGCTTCTTCACGCGCGAGGGCAGCCATCCCTTCGACGAGATCTCGTGGGACGTGCGGACCGCCAGCATCGGCAATGAGAAAGGCGAGATGGTCTTCGAGCAGGATGACGTGGAAGTCCCCGCGTTCTGGTCCCAGACCGCCACGAACATCGTCGCCTCCAAATACTTCCGGGGAACCCTGGGAGCGCCGGAGCGCGAGCGCAGCGTCCGCCAGTTGATCGGCCGCGTCGTCGACACGATCACGCGCTGGGGACGCCAGGGCGGCTACTTCGCCACCGACGGCGACGCGCGAAACTTCTCCGAGGAGCTCGCCCACCTCCTCATCTATCAGAAGGCGTCCTTCAACTCCCCGGTCTGGTTCAACTGCGGCCTCGAGCCGCACCCGCAGTGTTCCGCCTGTTTCATCAACTCCGTCAAGGACACGATGGAGTCGATCCTGACCCTGGCCAAGACGGAAGGGATGCTCTTCAAGTTCGGCTCGGGCACCGGCACGAACCTCTCCCCCATCCGCTCCTCCCGGGAAAACCTGGCCGGCGGCGGGACCGCGTCCGGCCCCGTCTCCTTCATGAAGGGGTTCGATGCGTTCGCCGGCGTGATCAAGAGCGGCGGCAAGACCCGCCGCGCCGCCAAGATGGTCATCCTCAACGCCGATCACCCCGACATCGAGGAGTTCATCAACTGCAAGGTCGAGGAGGAGAAGAAGGCCTGGACGCTCATGGACGCCGGCTACGACGGCTCGTTCACCGGGCCCGCCTACGCCTCGGTCTTCTTCCAGAACTCCAACAACTCGGTGCGCGTCCCGGACGACTTCATGAAGGCCGTCCTGGAGGATCGGGAGTGGCATACCCGTTCGGTCACCTCGAACCAGGTCGTGGCCACCTACCGGGCCCGCGATCTCCTGCACCAGATCGCCGCCAGCACGCACGTCTGCGGCGATCCCGGGATGCAGTTCGACACCACCATCAACGACTGGCACACTTGTCCCGCCACCGGTCGGATCAACGCCAGCAATCCGTGCAGCGAGTACATGTTCCTGGACGACTCGGCCTGCAACCTCGCCTCCCTCAACCTGATGAAGTTCCGGCGGGAGGACGGCGAGTTCGACCCCGAGCCCTTCCGGCGGGCGGTGCAAATCCTGATCACCGCCCAGGAGATCATCGTCGACAACGCCTCCTATCCCACGCCGTCGATCGAGCGGAACAGCCATGACTTTAGGCCGCTCGGACTGGGATACGCGAACCTGGGCGCCCTCTTGATGGCCCGCGGCCTGCCGTACGACTCCGACGAGGGGCGCGACTACGGCGCCGCCATCACCGCCCTGATGACCGGAGAGGCGTACGCCACGTCGGCCCGGATCGCCCGCGAGGTCACCGGCCCCTTCGCCGGCTACGAGAAGAACGGCACCCCTTTCTTGCGCGTCATGAACAAGCACCGGGCCCACGTCTCCCGGATCGATTCGGCCCACGTCCCGCTCGATCTCCTCTCCGCGGCCCGCGAGGCGTGGGACGAGACGGTCGCGCTGGGCGAGCAGCACGGCTACCGGAACGCGCAGGCCACGGTGATCGCGCCGACCGGGACGATCGGATTCATGATGGACTGCGACACGACCGGCATCGAGCCCGACATCGCCCTCATCAAGTACAAGAAGCTGGTGGGCGGCGGCATGATCAAGATCGTCAACCAGACCGTCCCCGAGGCGTTGCGGCGCCTCGGCTACGAGGCCAAGGAAGTCCAGGAGATCCTGGAGTACCTCGAGGAGCACGACACGATCGAGGGGGCACCGCACCTGAAGGACCGCGATCTGCCCGTCTTCGACTGCGCCTTCAAGCCGCGCAGCGGCAGCCGCTCCATCCATTACAGCGGCCACATCAAGATGATGGCGGCCGCGCAGCCGTTCATCTCCGGCGCGATCTCCAAGACGGTGAACGTGCCGGCCGAGGCCTCGCCGGAGGACATCGGCCAGGCCTACGTCGATTCGTGGCGGCTCGGCCTCAAGGCGATCGCCATCTACCGGGACGGGTCCAAGAGGACCCAGCCGCTGAACACCGGCAAGGGGGAGGCGGCGAGGAAGCCGGACGCCGCGGCCGGACCGCAGCGCCACCGCCTGCCCGACGAGCGGAAGGCGATCACCCACAAGTTCGAGATCGCCGGCCACCAGGGGTATCTCACCGTCGGAATGTACGAGGACGGCGCCCCTGGCGAGCTCTTCCTGGTGATGGCGAAGGAAGGGAGCACCGTCTCCGGCCTGATGGACGCCTTCGCCACCTCGATATCGATGTCGCTGCAGTACGGCGTTCCCCTCAAGGCGCTGGTCGACAAGTTCATCCACATGCGCTTCGAGCCCTCGGGCTTCACCAAGAACCCCGAGATCCCGATGGCCAAGTCGATCATGGACTACATCTTCCGCTGGCTGGGGAGCAAGTTCCTGAGCGAGGACGAGAAGGTGCAGATCGGCTTGATCCACCGGGAGGAGGACGTCCGGGAGAAGGAATCGCCCGCGCCGGCCGAGCCGGCCGCCAAGTCGCCGGCGCTGCGACTCGTGACTCCCGCCGCCCTGCCTCCGACCTCGTCGGCGGCGGTCTTCACGTTCCAGGCCCAGGACGACGCCCCCTCGTGCCACGACTGCGGCGCGATCATGGTGCGCAGCGGCAGCTGCTACAAATGTTTGAATTGCGGCGCGACGAGTGGATGTTCTTGAGCTGGATAACGAGCCGTAGGACCTTGGAGGCAATGCACACGACTCCGGCCTGACGAAAGAATTCTCTTGCGAGGCGATGAAAAGGGGGATGCCGAACTCCGGACTCCCCCTTTTCACTTTGTTTCTCTTCTTCATGTTCAACGCAAGGAGCGCTTGAAGATCCTTTCCGCGCTCCTGGGGACACTCGGATATCGTGAGGCAAATGTTGCGTGAAGGACTTCCCGGCCGTGTCAGTACAAGCCTTGGTGTCGATCGATACGAGCGTGAAGGGCCCACAGCGACGCGACAGCTCTAAGGAGCGCGACATGAACGAGCACGTGTACAAGACGATCGAGCTGACGGGATCCTCGAAGAAGGGGATCGAGCACGCCATTGAGACCGCGATCGCGAAGGCGAGCCAGACGGTGCGGAACATGCGCTGGTTCGAGGTGGTGCAGACGCGCGGGTACCTCGAGAAAGGAAAAGTGGCCTATTGGCAGGTGACGCTGAAGATCGGCTTCACCCTGGAGTAGGATGGTGCCGAACCTCTCAGGCGGAGTCTTCGTGCGGCAGCGCGACCCACACCCCGGCGAGCGATTCGCCCGGCTCTCCGGCTTGGTATTGGCCTTCGTCCTCGCGGCGTCCGGTTTCGGATGCCGTGTCGTCGAGCGCGGCGAGGTGGCCGCGGAACAGGAGCCGTCCCCGGCCAAGGCGCTGGACGGCCTCGCCGAGAAGTACGTCAAGCTGGTCCTGGCGCTGGGGGAGCACGATCCCGACTACGTCGACGCCTATTACGGCCCGCCGCAATGGCGCGAGCAGGTGAAGGCGGAGAAGAAGCCGGCCGCCGCGGTGAAGGAAGCGGCCTTGCCGGTGATCGAGAAGCTGGAGGGGCTCGATCTCTCCGGGCAGGAGGAGATGATCCGGCTGCGGCGCGACTACCTCCTGCGCCAGCTGCAGGCCCTTGTGGCCCGGATCGACATTCTGGGCGGAAAAAAGATGACGTTCGACGAGGAGTCGAAGGCCCTTTACGACGCCGTGGCGCCCTCCTATCCGGAGGGCCACTTCCGGGAAATCCTGGACAAGCTCGACCGGGCGCTGCCCGGCAAGGGACCACTTCCGGAGCGCTACGAGAAGTTCAAGCGCGGCTTCGTCATCCCGCGGGAGAAGCTCGACGCCGTCTTCCAGGCCGCCATCCGGGAGGCCCGCCGGCGCACCCTCGAGCACCTGCAGCTTCCGGAGAAAGAGAGCTTCACGGTCGAATACGTCACCGGCAAGTCGTGGAGCGGCTACAACTGGTACCAGGGCGGCGCCCGGAGTCTCATCCAGATCAACACCGACCTGCCCGTCTTCATCGACCGGGCGGTGGATCTCGCGGCCCACGAGGGGTACCCGGGGCACCACGTCTACAACGTGCTCCTCGAGCAGCACCTGGTGCGGGAGCGCGGCTGGCAGGAATTCACCGTCTATCCCCTGTTCAGCCCGCAGTCGCTGATCGCCGAGGGGAGCGCCAATTTCGGCATCGAGGTGGCCTTTCCGGGAGAAGAGCGCCTGCGTTTCGAGCGCGAGGCTCTGTTTCCCCTGGCCGGATTGGATCCGCGCGGCGCCGCCGATTATCACCAGGTCATGGACCTGGTCCAGGCGCTCGACTACGCGCGCAACGAGGCGGCGCGCCGCTACCTCGACGGCGCGATCGACGCGGGCCAGGCGGCCGAGTGGCTCACGCGCTTCGCGATGATGCTCCCCGAGCAGGCCCGCCAGCGCGTCCGCTTCATGGACCAGTATCGGAGCTACGTCATCAACTACAACCTGGGGAAGGACCTGGTGCGTTCCCATATCGAGAAGCGGGGCGGCACCGAGGAACAGCCGCAGAAGCGATGGGAGGAGTTCGCCAAGCTCCTCTCGTCGCCCCGGCTCCCCTCTTCCCTGGATTGATTGCCGCCGGGTGAAGGATGCCGCACGACGTCTGTCTGCTTCCGGGCGACGGGATCGGACCCGAAGTCACGCAAGCGGTGACGCGCGTCCTGGACGCCGCGGAGGCGCCCATCCGGTGGATTCCCCTCCACGCCGGCGCCGAGGCCCTCGAACGCCAGGGCGACACCCTGCCTCCCGCCACCCTCGAGGCCATCCAGACGCACCGCATCGCGCTCAAGGGGCCGCTGACGACGCCCGTCGGGCGCGGATTCAGCAGCGTCAACGTGCAGCTCAGGAAGCGCTTCAACCTCTACGCCGCGGTCCGTCCGGTCCGCTCGCTTCCGGGAGTCAAGACGCGCTACGACGACGTCGAGATCGTCATCATTCGCGAGAACACCGAGGGGCTCTATTCCGGGATCGAGCACGAAGTGGCGCCCGGAGTCGTTGAGAGCGTCAAGGTGGCGACGCGGACCGGCTGCGAGCGCATCGCCCGTTTCGCCTTCCGCTACGCGCGCGACCGGAACCGGCGGAAGGTCACGGTCTTCCACAAGGCGAACATCATGAAGCTCACGGACGGCCTGCTTCTCGACTGCGCCCGGCAGGTGCATGAATCCGAGGCGCCCGGCATCGCCTACGAGGAGCTGATCATCGACAACGGCTGCATGCAGCTGGTGCGCGACCCCTCGCGCTTCGATGTGCTGCTCCTTGAGAACCTGTACGGTGACGTCGTGAGCGATCTTTGCGCCGGGCTGGTCGGCGGGCTGGGGGTCGTGCCGGGCGCGAACATCGGCGATGACTGCGCCATCTTCGAGGCGGTGCACGGCAGCGCGCCCGACATCGCCGGCAAAGGAGTCGCCAATCCTCTCGCCCTGCTGATGAGCGCTGTGATGATGCTCAATCATCTCGGCGAGACCGCGGCGGCGGCGCGCATCCGCGCCGCCTACGACGCCGTGCTCCGGGAAGGGAATCCGCACGAAGTGACGCGCGATATTGGTGGCGCGGCGGGGACCGACGATTTCACCCGCGCCGTGATCGCGCGGCTCTCCTGATCCCGGCGCCGTCCCGGCCGGCATCGAAGCCGCGCCGGGCCCGGCGCGATCGCATTCAGCTCAGCGGTTGGAAGGACGTCAGCACCCAGGCGCGCTCCTGCCGCAGGAAGACCGCTTCCAACCGGGTAAGGAGGCGCGTCCGGTCGGCTCCGGGACGCGGCGTCGGAAGCACGGCGCCGACGAGCCCGATCACGACCCGGGCGGAGCCTTCCGAGAAATCGAAGGCCTCGAAGCGAAACCAGACGCCGCCCTGCTCCAGCGCGGTGCGTTGGAGCAGGGCTTCGGGAGAAAGAAGAAGTATCTGGACCCCCGGCAGCGCCAGGGCTTCCACACCGTCCAGGTTTTCCCGGCTCACCAGGACGGGCGCCTTGCGCGCCACCTTCTCCCCGCCGGGGAACGGCTTCTTCATTCCGTCCGGACGCTTGCCGAGGACCGCCCAGGCGAGGATCTTTTCGGCGATCGCCTTGCGGTCCGCGGCGCGCGGATCGGGAGGGCGCGAGGTGGGCGCCCGCCCCTCTGGGGCGCTTCCCTCGAGGATCCGGGGCGAAACTTCCGAGGCTCGCCCCAGCATCTCCCAATGACCTTCCCGCCGGCGATACACGAAGCTCTCCCGCAAGGTGCGGGTAAGCGGCGGCATCGTGATCTCCTCCGGAACGCATTCGATCCGGTAGCGGATCTTGGCGGTCGCCAGATCGTTCTCGGCCGAGACCTCCTCGACGCGCACCCCTCCCAGAAAAGTGCAGTTGCGGATCAGGTTGGCGGGATCGCCGATGTAGTCGAGGAAAATCCGCTCGGCCTCGGCGGCCTCGAGCGGCGCGGGCTCCTCCTTTTCTCCCGGCGCGGCCGCCGGCCGCGCGAGGGCCGCCCCCGGCGCGAGGAGCAGCCCCGCCAGAATCGCCAGCCAGCGGTTCCTTCCGGACGAGATCAACGGCCTCCTCCTCGATCGGCGGGCGTCCGGCTCGTCGATCGCTCCCACCGTCCCAGCCAGCGGGAGGCGCGTTCCGCGGACGCCAGCGGCCAGAGCGCCACGGCGGCGCAGAGAATCGCCCCCCAGCCGCAGGCCATCCTGGCCAGCGGAACGTGGAAGACCTTGCCGAACGCCTCGAGACGGTGATTCGTGCGAAAACTCCTGAACTCGGGGGCGTTGGGGCGCGCGCCGGAGCTCTCGTCCCACTGGAGTCCCCAGATGCCGATCGCCAGGAAGCCGAGCGCGGCCATCCACAGGAGGAGGCGGCGGAGATCGTTCATCGCTCTCCCGGCTTGAGGATGAGCGACGAGCGTTTCTCCTCGGCCTGGCGCTGCCGGTGCGCCTCCTCCGCCGCGGCCAGGGACTTGGTCGCCAAGGCCCTGAGAAACGGGATTGCCTCGGGCGGCCCGGCGAGATCGGCAAGCGCCAAATGGACGGCGAGAGCGCGGCGGGCCGGCTCTTCCCGGCCGTCCTGCAGGAAAAAGTAGGACGCCGACTCCATCCGCCGGCGGTAGATTTCCGCGGCCTCCCCGGACAGGATCGCCGAAAGCGCCTCCTGCAGCGCCTTTTCCCGGCGCTCCTCCTTCTGGAAGCGGTTCAACACGAGGGGCGATTCGGAGATTTCCAGCAGCGCCGGGAGGTGCGGGGCGATCCAGTCGGCGTCGAGGATCCATCCCGCCATCTCCGGCTCGTCGAGGAGGCGCGCCGAAGACTCGACGAGACGCTCCCGCTCCTCGGACGGGAGCGCGCCGAAATGAGCGTGCACCGGACAGGGGACTCTCTCCGGGACCCGGTGCGAGATCTCCATTCGGTACGAGGGGAACCGCGCGACCCCCGGGTTGCGTCGCTGCGCGTCGCTCTTGCGGTACGCCTCGTGCACGACGAGATCGCACCAGAGCGGATCTCCGGGCACCAGTCGGATCGAGAAGCGGCGGCGCGTCCCCTCGAGCAGATCCCTCAGACCCGGCCGCGCCACCCGCCCCGCGTCGGCTTCCAGGAGCCCCTTCCGGTCGTTGACGACCCCCGAGAGGATGTAA
The DNA window shown above is from Candidatus Polarisedimenticolia bacterium and carries:
- a CDS encoding FAD-binding protein: MPEPRFIVVGGGLAGLMAAIQIAEAGHALDLFSVVPVRRSHSVCAQGGINGAVNIRGENDSPEIHFIDSVKGGDFLADQPLCKAMCYAAPDLIYLLDRMGVQFNRTPEGNLDFRRFGGTLYHRTAFAGATTGQQLLYALDEQVRRHEAAGLVQKFETWEFCSAILDEAGRCRGITALDLRRMEVRAFPAGAVMLATGGPGIVFGKSTNSVVNTGSAAAAAYQQGVYYANGEFIQVHPTAIPGADKLRLISESARGEGGRVWVPKDQKDKRHPNDIPEKDRDYILERMYPGYGNL
- a CDS encoding dipeptidase translates to MEKVVSFIRQNKDRYVADLVEFLKIPSISSSSQHNADTERCAHFVADLMRKSGLMRAEIFKTPGHPIVFGEWDGAPGRPTILVYGHYDVQPVDPLNLWESGPFDPTIRDGQLYARGSADDKGQIYIHFAAVEAHLKQHGTLPVNVKFLIEGEEEVGSEHLDKFVASHKDLLKADVVLISDTAMFQRGLPSICYGLRGLIYYQIDLRGSSSDLHSGSFGGAVANPAFVLAEMLSATKVRGRVTIPGFYKDVKPLTARERKEFKRLPFSDRQYAKELGAPALSGEKGYSTLERTWARPTFEVNGILSGFTGEGAKTVIPAVAMAKVSMRLVPNQDPDKVAKLFEKHLRKICPKTVEMTVTRMHGGEPWVAPIDHPAIQAAAKAFEKGFGKRPVYTREGGSIPVVATFADVLKIPSVLMGIGVPDENAHAPNEKLDLGNFQGGILSSAHFLDLMGQGIR
- a CDS encoding vitamin B12-dependent ribonucleotide reductase — protein: MDPRTQETNGNIEPTSATSETTRKARTGEKKGLAFPRFFTREGSHPFDEISWDVRTASIGNEKGEMVFEQDDVEVPAFWSQTATNIVASKYFRGTLGAPERERSVRQLIGRVVDTITRWGRQGGYFATDGDARNFSEELAHLLIYQKASFNSPVWFNCGLEPHPQCSACFINSVKDTMESILTLAKTEGMLFKFGSGTGTNLSPIRSSRENLAGGGTASGPVSFMKGFDAFAGVIKSGGKTRRAAKMVILNADHPDIEEFINCKVEEEKKAWTLMDAGYDGSFTGPAYASVFFQNSNNSVRVPDDFMKAVLEDREWHTRSVTSNQVVATYRARDLLHQIAASTHVCGDPGMQFDTTINDWHTCPATGRINASNPCSEYMFLDDSACNLASLNLMKFRREDGEFDPEPFRRAVQILITAQEIIVDNASYPTPSIERNSHDFRPLGLGYANLGALLMARGLPYDSDEGRDYGAAITALMTGEAYATSARIAREVTGPFAGYEKNGTPFLRVMNKHRAHVSRIDSAHVPLDLLSAAREAWDETVALGEQHGYRNAQATVIAPTGTIGFMMDCDTTGIEPDIALIKYKKLVGGGMIKIVNQTVPEALRRLGYEAKEVQEILEYLEEHDTIEGAPHLKDRDLPVFDCAFKPRSGSRSIHYSGHIKMMAAAQPFISGAISKTVNVPAEASPEDIGQAYVDSWRLGLKAIAIYRDGSKRTQPLNTGKGEAARKPDAAAGPQRHRLPDERKAITHKFEIAGHQGYLTVGMYEDGAPGELFLVMAKEGSTVSGLMDAFATSISMSLQYGVPLKALVDKFIHMRFEPSGFTKNPEIPMAKSIMDYIFRWLGSKFLSEDEKVQIGLIHREEDVREKESPAPAEPAAKSPALRLVTPAALPPTSSAAVFTFQAQDDAPSCHDCGAIMVRSGSCYKCLNCGATSGCS
- a CDS encoding dodecin codes for the protein MNEHVYKTIELTGSSKKGIEHAIETAIAKASQTVRNMRWFEVVQTRGYLEKGKVAYWQVTLKIGFTLE
- a CDS encoding isocitrate/isopropylmalate dehydrogenase family protein — protein: MPHDVCLLPGDGIGPEVTQAVTRVLDAAEAPIRWIPLHAGAEALERQGDTLPPATLEAIQTHRIALKGPLTTPVGRGFSSVNVQLRKRFNLYAAVRPVRSLPGVKTRYDDVEIVIIRENTEGLYSGIEHEVAPGVVESVKVATRTGCERIARFAFRYARDRNRRKVTVFHKANIMKLTDGLLLDCARQVHESEAPGIAYEELIIDNGCMQLVRDPSRFDVLLLENLYGDVVSDLCAGLVGGLGVVPGANIGDDCAIFEAVHGSAPDIAGKGVANPLALLMSAVMMLNHLGETAAAARIRAAYDAVLREGNPHEVTRDIGGAAGTDDFTRAVIARLS
- the speY gene encoding deoxyhypusine synthase, with protein sequence MNEKRRFLQGQRIYPEPLKAGARVDEMIDQAFLAYNAGRLQKACSLFTEKMLEPDVIVGMSLSGAMTPAGIGRSAIVPLMQSGFVDWITSTGANLYHDAHAGLGLYMHRGSHEIDDTVLRREGVVRIYDILFDYDVLLSTDAFLRRIMEEAPFQKAMGTAELHHLLGRYLAAREDELKIKDSCLLTVAYRAGVPLYTSSPGDSSIGMNVAELALRERGPRIDVSLDVNETAAIIFEAKTTGGRSGVLIVGGGSPKNFVLQTEPQIQEVLGLTEKGHDYFIQFTDARADTGGLSGATPGEAVSWGKIDPDKLPDSIVAYLDSTVALPLLTIYALSKHPARPLRRLYDRRDQMLSRMRDAFLKKERN